The Mycobacterium sp. EPa45 genomic interval GGATCGCAGCCTCGATCGCTTCCGCCCGCTCGCGGCCGTTCTCGGCATTCTGTGTGAGCTCACGGCGGACCGCCTCGGTACGGGCCTGAGCCACCCGGGTCTCGGCGACCTGAATCTCGGTATTGGTCAGATCGAGCACAGTGCGGAGTTGGCCCACCACAGTGCTGGTAGTGAAAGTCATAGAAATTTCGCCCTTTCGGCGTTGACGTCTTGCGTAGCGCAGTACGCGCCGCAACTCACCGACTACCCAGCCTGTGCTGGGGACAACCGCAATTGTGACCGGATCGTCAACGAAACTCTGCTCCCCGCAACGACGTTTCTTTGGTCATTGCTCGGGTACGACTGCGACGAGAGCAAGAGGAGAGGACCGATATGGCGGCCAAAACACCAGCTACCAGCGAATCCGGCGAAGTTCGGGACCCCGACAGCCGGTCAGGGCAGGTCGATCCGCGCAACACCGACCATCCGACCGGGGCCGAGCAAGCCGACGAGAACGCCGCCAACGAGTCTGCGAGTTAGTCGATTCGCCCCGACGTTCCACTATAAGAACCTGAAATGCTTGCGGCGCATAATCGTCCGTGCACAAATGGGCCGCGTGCGTTTTACTCAAAGATGAAAATGATTGTGAAATAACACTTTCCGTGTTCTGAACACCGCGATTAGGTGATCGGTCTATTCACGAGTAGTGTTTACAGCGTTGGTACTACAGCAGGTTGGTAGCAACGAACGTCCGGAGCGGTCTTTTCCGATATGCCGTGAGCCTCCGCTCGATACCGGACATCATCCAAGCCAGTAACAGTATGTGAGCGCTCATCGCGCCTCCGCTGTGCATCTGCGTGGCTAAGTGACATTCGCACGATTCGGCAGGCAGCCGATCAAGCTGCTGCTGAAGCGAATCACCCATGCCGATGCCGTTTGCAGGCTAATTCCCGCTGCGTCGATACTTCGACCGGCGTCCAAAGGAGTACTACATGACCACCGAGAATCCCACCGCTGCACGCCGTCCCGCGACTGCGCCTTACAACGACACCGTCGGCCACGTTGCGCCCGTCAAGCGGGGCGACGAGACCAAAGCTGCTTTCAAGACAACGGAATTCATCGCTTACGTCGTCGCAGTCATCGGCGTCCTCGTCGCGTCACTCATTGTCGGTACCACCGATGCGCACGAGGATTACTTCCGTGCTGACCGGGCATGGTTCCTGGTCGTGCTCCTGAGCATCGGCTACATGGTGAGCCGCGGCCTGGCGAAGTCCGGTAGCCGCCACCACAACGACGGCTAATCCCAGCAGGTTCTCCGTTTGACGATTGTCCCCGTCATTGCCCAGTGCAGTGGCGGGGACATTCCTATCCGCCGGTTTCGCCTGCGGGATTCGGGTATTCCCGGCTTATCCAGGGTCCCTTGGCCCGCATCACCAACCCAGGAGGACTCATGCCGCCCCGCCGCAAGCCCGATCAAACCGCCCCCAAACCGTCGAGCCCGACCGGCAACACCAATGGTGAAGCCGGCGATCTGGATGCTCGTGCCCAGTCGGGGAGATATCTGACCACCGCCCAAGGACTGCGGCTCCCCGACACCGACCATTCGCTCAAAGCCGGCCCTCGGGGTCCGTCGCTGCTCGAAGACTTTCACCTGCGGGAGAAGATCACGCACTTCGATCACGAGCGCATCCCCGAGCGTGTCGTGCACGCCCGCGGCGCCGCAGCCCACGGCGTCTTCGAGTCCTACGGCGTCGCCGGGTATGTCACCAAAGCCGGCTTCCTCGGCAGGAAGGGCAAGAAGACAGACGTGTTCTGCCGCTTCTCGACGGTTCTGGGTTCGCGTGGATCGGCCGACACCGTGCGTGACACCCGGGGCTTCGCGGTCAAGTTCTACACCGACGAAGGCAACTTCGATCTGGTCGGCAACAACATGCCGGTGTTCTTCATCCAGGACGGCATCAAGTTCCCCGACGTCATCCACGCCGCCAAGCCCCAGCCGGACCGCGAGATCCCCCAGGCGCAGTCGGCTCACGACACGTTCTGGGACTTCGTGTCGCTGCACACCGAGGCCACCCATCACGTCATGTGGAACATGAGTGATCGCGGTATCCCGCGCTCCTTCCGGACGATGGAGGGGTTCGGCGTCCACACCTTCCGCATGGTCAACCGGAAGGGCGCGACCAGCCTGGTCAAGTTCCACTGGAAGCCAGTGGCCGGCGTGCACTCGCTGGTCTGGGAAGAGGCGCAGATCGCAGCCGGGTGTGACCCCGACTTCCACCGCCGCGACATGGCCGACGGTATCGAGGCCGGCGCGTACCTCGAGTACGAGCTCGGCGTTCAGGTGATGCCCGATGACGGCACGGACAGCTTTGCGGGCATCGATCTGCTCGACCCGACGAAGCTGGTCCCCGAGGAAATGGTGCCGGTGCAACTCATCGGCAAGATGACCCTGAACCGCAATCCGACGAACTACTTCGCCGAGACCGAACAGGTGGCATTTCACACCGGCAACCTCGTGCCGGGTATCGAACCTACCAACGACCCGCTGATGCAGGCCCGTCTGTTCTCCTATCTCGACACCCAATTGACTCGTCTCGGCGGACCCAATTTCACCCAGCTGCCGATCAACCAGCCGCGCTGCCCGGTGAACGACATGCTGCGGGATGGCATGCACCAGACGGCAATTCACACCGGGCAGGCACCTTACCGCCCCAACAGCATCGACGGTGGGGAGCCTTTCGTCGCTGACGCCGACGAGGGCGGGTACGTGCAGACCCCCCGGCAGGTCGACGGTCCGACGGTGCGTGCGCAGCCTGCCTCCTTCGAGGACCACTTCACGCAGGCGGCGATGTTCTACCGCAGCCTGACCTACATCGAGCAGGCGCACATCATCGAGGCGTTCACCTTCGAACTCGGCAAGTGCTACGAGCAGGCGATCAAGGAGCGGCAGCTCGAAGTGCTGGCCAACGTCGACACCGACCTGTGCAAGCAGGTGGCGATCGGCCTCGGCCTGCCCGCGCCGAAAGGCAAACCACCGCAGGACGTTCTCGAGTCGCCGACGCTGTCGCAAGTCATCGACACGCCTGGACCGATCGACGGCCGCAAGATCGGGATCATCGCCGGTGCCGACTCCGACCTGGCCGGTGTGGCCAAGCTGGTCGCAGCGATTCAGCGGTTGGGGGCGACCCCGCTGGTGACCGCGCCGTTGGGTGGTGTGCTCAAGTCCGGGCGCCGCAGCGTGATCGTCGAACGAACCTTCCTGACCGCGCGGTCCATCGAGTTCGACGCGATCGTCATCGCCGCCGGGACCAAGCCGAGCCGCGACATCAAGCTGATCGTGTTGCTACAGGAGGCCTTTCGGCACTGCAAGGGCATCGCGGCGTGGGGTGACGGTACCGACGCACTTGCCGCGGCGGGTATCGATCTCGATTCCCCCGGCGTCCTGGTCGCCGACTCGGTAGACAGGGCCTTCACAACAGCGTTGGCCGATGCGGTCGGTCTGCATCGGGTGTGGGAGCGCGCCGTGGATGTGATGGCCTCCGCGGTCGCGCCGGTGCGGTGAGTCTCGTCCGGAGGATGACCTAAACAGTGCGCGCCAGCCGCTCCGCCAGCAGCCCTGCGAACTTCGCCGGGTCATCCAGCGTGCCGCCCTCGGCCAGGAGGGCTGTGCCATAAAGCAACTCAGCCGTCTCGGCCAGCGCGGCATCGCCTCCACGAGCCGCAAACCCGTCACGCAACCCGGTGATCAACGGATGGCTCGGATTGAGCTCGAGGATGCGTTTCTCGGCGGGGACGGTCTGTCCCGAGGCCTGCAACATGCGCGCCAGCGCGGGAGTGATGCCGAAACTGTCGGTGATCAGGCACGCCGGCGACTCGGTCAGGCGCGTGGACAAGCGCACCTCTTTGACGTGGTCGGCCAGGTTCTCCTTGAGCCACTCGAGCAAACCGGAGAACTCCTGCTCTAACTGCGAGCGTTCGGCTTCGCGCGCGCTCTTGTCTTCCTCGGAGTCGAGGTCCACCTCTCCCTTGGCCACCGACTGCAGCCGCTTGCCGTCGAATTCGGGCACCATGTCCACCCAGACCTCGTCGACCGGATCGGTGAGCAGCAGCACTTCGTAGCCCTTGGCTTTGAACGCTTCCAGGTGCGGGGAACTCAGGAGCTGCTGCCGCGATTCGCCGGTGGCGTAGAAGATCTGGTCCTGACCGTCCTTCATGCGCTCGACATACGCGGCCAGCGTGGTGAGCTCTTCGTCGCTGTTCGTCGAGGCGAACGACGACACCGCCAGCAGCGTGTCCTTGTTGTCGACGTCGGAGAGCAGGCCCTCCTTGAGAACCCGGCCGAATTGCCCCCAGAACGTCCGGTAGTCCGCCGGCCGCTCGCTCTGCATCTCCTTGATCGTCGAGAGCACCCTTTTGGTGAGCCGCCGGCGGATCGCCTTGATCTGACGATCCTGCTGCAAGATTTCACGAGAAACGTTGAGCGACATGTCCGCCGCGTCGACGACGCCCTTGACGAAGCGTAGATACGGGGGCAGCAATTCCTCACAGTCGGCCATGATGAACACCCGCCGGACGTAGAGCTGCACACCGATGCGGGCCTCGGAGTTGAACAGGTCGAACGGTGCATGCGACGGGATGAACAACAGCGCCTGGTACTCGAACGTGCCCTCGGCCTTCATCGGGATGACCTCGAGCGGGTCGTCCCAGGCGTGCGCGATGTGCTTGTAGAACTCGGTGTACTCCTTTTCGGAGACTTCATCTTTGGGTCGCGCCCACAGGGCCTGCATCGAATTGACGGTCTCCGTCTCGACGGTGACCACCTCGTCGCCGCCGTCCTCGGTCGCGGCGCTGCGTCGCTCGACCTGCATCCGAATCGGCCAGCCGATGAAGTCCGAGTACTGCTTGACCAGCGACCGAATCTTCCATTCCGCGGTGTAGTCGTGCAGCTCGTCCTCGGCATCCTCGGGCTTAAGGTGCAAGGTGACCGCGGTGCCCTGCGGCGCGTCATCGACGGCGGCCACGGTGTAGGTTCCCTCGCCGCTGGATTCCCAGCGGGTTGCCGAACTCTCGCCAGCCTTACGGGTGAGCAGCGTGACTTTGTCCGCCACCATGAATGACGAGTAGAAGCCGATGCCGAACTGGCCGATCAGTTCCTCGGAGGCGGCAGCATTCTGGGCGTCCTTGAGTTGCTGGCGCAGTTCGGCGGTGCCGGATTTGGCCAGTGTGCCGATCAGGCCGACGACCTCGTCGCGGGTCATCCCGATCCCGTTGTCGCGGATCGTCAGTGTGCGCGCGTCTTTGTCGATGTCGATCTCGATGTGCAAATCGGAGGTGTCGGCGTCGAGGTCCTTGTTCCGGAACGCCTCGAGGCGCAGCTTGTCCAGTGCGTCGGAGGCATTCGAGATCAACTCCCGAAGGAATGAGTCCTTGTTGGAGTACACGGAGTGGACCATCAGGTCCAGCAACTGGCGGGCCTCGGCCTGAAACTCCAACTGCTCTACGTGTTCAGTCATGGTGAATCCGTTCGAGTAACGACAACTGATGCCGGCGAGATTTTAGCGAGCCGCTACCGGTCGCCGATCGCCAGCCGACCTCGGTGCTGCTAGGCGGTCAACCCCAATAGCGGCGGCACGAGGTATCGCCGCGCGAATGACCGCAAGGCATCATCATCGCCGAGCGCGACGTTCTGCGACGGCGTCAGCACGAACGACACGATGACCCGAACCGTGACCTCCGCGACCTCGAGCAGCTCGAGCTGTGTGCGGCTGTCGTTGGGCAATGCCACCGCCAGTTGGTGCGCCAGGAACGATGAGGCTGTGCGGACGACGCTGTCGCCCTCGACGGTCAGGAACGGCAGCACCGTTTCGGCCTCGGTGGCCAGCAGCCGCTGCAGCAGCGCGTGGTGGCGCAACGTGTTCAGCGTGAACACGAACCCTTCCACCAGCTTGTCTTCGGCCTCGTCGTAGCCGCCCGCTTCGGCGGCCAGGTCCGACAGGAATCGCTCGAGTTCCCGCAGCAGCACCGCCTCGACGATCGCGTCCTTGTTCGCAAACGTCCGGTACAACGTCACCCGCGCCAGCCCCGACCGGCGGGTGATGTCCTCCACGGTCGAGCGGCGGATCCCGAAGAGTTCGAACTGCTTGAGCGCCGCATCGAGGATCCGTTCGGCGTTGCCTTCCGCCGATGGCGACCCGAAACGCTGCACCGCTTTGGCGAGCAGGCCGCTGTACTTCATGGCTGCAGTGTAAGGCCTGCTCGCACGCTATTGATACAAACAAACCAGGAATGTATCTTCGGTTCACGGGCATGCGCAGCGGCTCGCCCCAGACCCTTCGACGTGCAGGAGGCGTGAGATGGCCACCGCTTCATCGACCAGGACGGCGACGCCACCGAGTCGAGAGGAGTTCTCCGATCGGCTGCTCAAGGGGTCCGCCCGAAAGTCCTACGCTCCCGTCGTCGACATCGACTGGGATACGCCCGTGGTGGCGGACAAGTTCTTTCTGCCACCGGCCGTGGTGTCGCTGTACGGCACGCCGATGTGGGCGGAGATGACCCGCGATCAGCAGATCGAGCTGTCGCGCCAGGAATTCATCAACCTGCTCTCGGCCGGCGTCTGGTTCGAGAACATTTTGAATCAGGCGCTGCTTCGCGGTCTCATGCACGCCGATGTCACTGCGGCATCGACGCACTATTCGCTCACTGAACTCGGCGACGAGACCCGTCATATGGTCATGTTCGGCCGTGCCATCCAGGCTGTCGACGGAAAGCCGTTCCAGCCCAGTCGTATACAGCGGATGACCATCAACCTACTGCCCCTGGTGTTCCAGAAGTCCGTGCTGTGGATCGCCGCACTGGTGGGGGAGGAGATCTTCGATGCGCTGCAGCGGGAGATCCTCGACGATCCGGACATCCAGCCGATCGTGCGTCGCGTCATGCGCATCCACGTCACCGAGGAGGCCCGGCACATCCAGTTCGCGCGCGACGGCGCCCGTCGCGACGTCCCACAGATGCGGCGGCGAAACAGATTCCTGCTCGCGACGATTCACGGCGCCGGCGGCCCCTTCTACCGTTACCTGTTCACCAACCGGGCGGTGTACCGACGGGCGGGTCTGGACGGCCATGAAGGCCGGCGGCAAGCCCGCGGCAACCCGTACTTCCATCAGACAACCCGAACCGGGTTCGCGCCGCTGGCGGCCTTCCTCGAGGAGATCGGCCTGATGAACCGGATCAGCCGGCGCATGTGGAAGCGAAGCAATTTCCTGTGACCGCCACCGCCGACGAGAGCGGCGTCTTCGACGGCGACGCCGAACTGGACGTCGCCGGTGTCCGCTGCCCGGTGCGGGTCCGCCTCGCCGGGCACCTCGACCCGATCGACGGTCGGTACCACTGGCAGGGCCTCGCTTACGGAGCGCCCGACGATGTCGAGGCAGGCAAGCCCGCCAAGCTGAGGATCGGAGACCGCAGCGCCGCGGTGAGGATCGTGGAGAAGGTGCCGTCCGGCCAACTCATGGTCAGCGGGGTCGGCGCGCCGCCCTACGACCTATTGCCGGCCTGAGCGCCGTCCGAGCCGTGGCCCGCCCGCAGATGGGCGGTCATCAAAAGTTCGTCATACACCGTTCGCGCCGGCATGACGCCGTTGTGCGCCGCGCCGAGGAAGTCGGCGGTGATCTGCTGAGCGAGGTCTCGCAACTTGACGTTGCTCTCCTGCGAGCGCCACCGCAACAGGTCGAAGGCCGCGTCGGCGTCGATGCTGTAGACCATCATCAGCATCCCCTTGGCCTGGTCGATGGGAGACCGTCGGGCTGCGATGTCCTCGACTTCGTGGCTCACTTGCTCCTGCGCGGTACGGACGTCGCCGGTCAGGTCGATGTAGAAGCCGTCACTGCCGATGATCTCACCGGCTTCGTCGCGCAGTTGGTTGCCGACCACGACCACATGGTGCACTCGTCCGTGCCGGTCCCGAATGCGGTGTCGGGTGCTGAAGGCCTCACGGGTTTGCCGCACCCGGTTCAGCAGATCGCGGATCTCGTCGCGATCGTCGGGATGTTTATGCGAGAACACCAATTCGGTTGTCGGAGTGACGGTCCCCGGTTCGTAGCCGTGCATGCGCGCGACTTCGTCCGACCACTCCCAGCGGTCGTCGTCGAAAAAGTAGCGCACCCAGCCGACGCGGGACGATTCCCCGTCGCCCAGAGACCGCGCTCGACTGTTGCGGTTGGTCTCACCCCGCGGCTCGTGTGCCCGCCCCGACAATTGAGATACCCCTCGGTGTGGAATATCCGCCAAACCTGACGTGAAGTTATTACTGATGGCTCCCATAATAGTGAGGTTGACCAGCGAGGTAGCGCAGATCGCGGATAGACGAGAACTCGTCATACTTCGTTCAGCACTGGCGCGTACCCGGTGGCGCCGGGAAGGCCGGTGGGGTAACTCCGAGCGTAAGCGCCAGACACCCGTTTGGTGGTAGGTTGGCAGCTCAGTCAGTTTGCTGTGCGGGGCGAGGAGGCGGGCCATGGCCGAGCCGCTGAAGGTCGACCCGGAGTCGCTGATCAGTTCCGGCGGCGTGCTGGATCAGCACTCACAGAACGTGTTCGCCACCCATTCCCAGGCCGACCAGACCATCGACTCGTCGCTGTTCAGCTGGGTGGGGCAATCTCAGTCCGCGTTGGCGGCCAAGGCCGCCGCCTGGACGACGGTGACGACGACCTTGACCACTCGCCTCTACGAACATGCCGAAGGCATGCGGGTGAGCGGTATGACGTTCGCTGCGATGGATGAGCGAGACGCCGAGAAGCTCGCCGACGTCTATCGGCCGAATGGTCAGGCGCGTGACGCTTAGCGTCGCAGACATTGAACGCTGGGATCCCGAGGCCGTCCGGGAAGTATTTCACGCCGCGTCCGCGCGCAGCGGCGCCTCGACCGACGCGGCGCGCGCGTCCGAACAGTTGCCTGCTTTTGAGTGCTGGGGCGGGGTCACCGCCGACGCCGCCCGCGACGCGATCCACAAGACGCGCGTCGACCTCGACGCCCACGCCCGCGAAGCTCTCGCCGTAGCCCAGGCCGCCCAGAAAGCCGCCCAGGACATCGAGAAAGTCAAGATCGAGCTGCGCGACCTGAAAGACGATGCAAGGAGCGAGGGGCTCGATGTCGACCCCGCCACGAGCACGGTGGTCAAGGGTCCGGGCTTCAAGGGGACTCCCGCGGAACTGGCGACCAAACTCGCGGACCTGCAGGCTCGCTTGAACGCAATCATCGCTGAAGCCAACGGTGTTGACGCCGAGCTGGCCGCGGCGATCAACTTGGCCGACGGCACGTTGCCGATCCCCGCTGCCCAGCCCACTCCACCGCCGCCGCCGGAGTCGACCCCGCCCGAGGACGTCAAGAAGTGGTGGGACTCCTTGACACCCGAGCAGCAGCAGGCCGAATTGCGGGACAACCCGCCATATCTGGGCAATCTCAACGGCATTCCCGTCGAGGCCCGCGATCAGGCGAACCAGACCGCGATGCGCACCGACATCGAGAACATCGAGGAAGCCGCCGGCCGGCATGGCGTCTCGGCTCAGGACGTCCTGGCCGATCCGTTCCGCTATGGCTGTACCCCGGACGACGTCATGCGCTACACCAACGCGGTCAAGGTCCAGGACGCGCTCGAACACGACTCGCTGCAGACCGGTGCGCCGACGTTTCTGCAGGTGTATCAACCAACGAAGTTCGATGGCCAGGGCCGTGCGGCGATCGCGATCGGCAACCCCGATACCGCCGCCAACACCACGGTGGTCGTGCCGGGCACCAGTCACAGCGTCACCGAGGGCTGGCTCAGCGCCGACGACGCCACCAATCTGTACATCGAAGCCAAAGCCGCCGACCCGACCAGGGCGACGTCAGTGGTCGCGTGGATGGGTTACAACGCGCCTGATGACTTGAGCGATCCGCAGGTGGCCCAGACCTCGCTCGCGCACGAGGGTGGTGCGCTGCTGGCCGCGGATGTCAACGGTCTCAACGCTACTCACGGGCCTGGCTCATCGCACATGACCGTCATGGGTCATTCCTACGGTTCGACGACGGTGGCCGATGCCGCGGCCGGGTACGGGATGCACACCAACGATGTGATCCTGATCGGCTCACCGGGTACCGATATGGCCAAGAGTGCGGCCGACTTTCACCTCGCTGCGGGAGGGCATCTGTTCGTCGGCGCCGCCTCGACCGACCCGATCACTCAGCTCGGCGGTATGCCGCAAGTCCATGTGCCCGGCACGGGAGTGACCCTGGCGTTGGGTGCCGACCCGGCCATGGACGGGTTCGGGTCGACGCGCTTCAAAGCGGAGGTACCGGGCTGGACCATCAACGACCACAGCCACTACTTCGATCCCGGCAGCGAATCCTTGTTCAGCATGGCCGATATCGTGTCCGGCCACGGAGACGCCCTCGAAATCGACGGCATGACCGCGCCGCACCGCGACGACAACATACTCACCGATATCGGTGTGCTGCCGTCGGATCCCGAGCTGTATCGCGCCCCGACATCCGGCCACTACCACTAGGACAGGAGCCCTGTGATCGTGCCGTCCCGAAGAATTCCGCTCGCGGTGACCGTGCTGGTCGCCACCGCACTATCAGGATGTGGAGTCATGAAGTCCGATGCCGACAGAGTCTCGAACCCGTTGACCCCGGAGCAGTCCAAGACACAGGTCATGGATGCGGCGCACAGCATCGTCGCGACGCTGAACATCACCGTCGTGGAGGCTGTCTTCTGGCATGCGTCGTGTAACGACCAGGGGGATCCGCCTTTTCGCGGGCGGATGCGTATCGCTTACCCTCCCGCGCCATCGTTCGCCGAGTCCGATGCCCAGATCGCCCAGATGGTGCAACAGCTTCGTGGTGCCGGCTGGAGCTCCGATCCCGATTTCCACTCTCACGGCACCTCATTGACGAAAGACAACGTCGTCGCGGTCTTCGGGCCGCAGAACGTCAGCGACCCCAATCGGGATATCCAGATCTACGGCGAATGCCGTGACACCACGACCACCAAGGACACCAAGGGACCTGTGCAGCGCGTGACCGTGCCCTGAGCCGTCAGATGACGTGTGGCGCGATCAGCATGGTGGCCCCCAGGACCACGAAGCCGATCAGGAATGCGACGATCGTAAAGCCCATCACCTGGCGGACATTGAGCTTCGCGATCGCGAGCAGGGGTAGTAGCCAGAACGGCTGGATCATGTTCGCGACGCCTTCGCCGACGGCAACCGCCATGGACATCAGGCCGAGGTAGGCAGGTGAGTGCTGGCCGACCGCCAGCGCCGAGTCGACAGCGATCGGGCCCTGCACCGCCCAGTGCCCGCCGCCGGACGGCACGAACAGGCTGATGATCAACGAGCCGACAAAGGTCAGGAACGGCAAGGTGTATTCCGTCGCGCCGTGCACAAGTCCCTCGGCCAGCAGCGTCTGCAACGGCTTGATGTCTTTGGCCGCTTGGTAACCCAGCAGGCCGACCAGTCCGCCGTAGAGCGGGTATTGCAGCAGCAGCGGACCCGACACTTTGGCGGCGTCGGTGAATGCCCGGATGAACCGGATCGGCGTCTTGTGTAGCAGCGCGCTGGTGATCGTCAGCAGCATGATCATCGACGAGATGTTCAGGGCGAAGCCGCTGGTCCAGAAGTAGGCGATACCGGCAGCGAACACCAATACATTGAGGATCCACAGGTTCTCCAGCCATTCGGCGAACGTCTTCTTGCCCTCGTTCGTGGTCTCGGGCTGGTCTTCGGCTTCGAAGATCGCGGGGTCGGGGGCCAGCGTGTGCGCCGGCGCCATCCGCCAGACCGCCAGCGCCAGTACCGCCAAGACGACGATCACCGATACCCAACTGTACGGCTGAAAGATGGTCTGGCTCAATGGCACAGTGATTCCGGTGATCTTGTGGATCACGTTGATCGGGCTGCTGCTGTCGGTGTTGGCCAGGGCGATCGACGACGAGAGACCCTGTGTCCAGACGACGAAGCCCATGAACGACGCGGCGATGAGATAGCCGAAATGCGTGTCGGGCAAGCGTTTTGCCACCTGCCGGGCGACCAGTGCGCCGGCGACCAGCCCGAGACCCCAGTTCAGCAGGTGCAGCGCGGCGCTCACGCCGAAGCAGAGCAGGGCGGCCTGGACCTGGTTGTTCGGCTTGCTGGCGAGGTAGACGATGCCGCGTTTGAGCACCGGCGCTTCGGCGAGCGTGTAGCCCGTGACAAGGATGAGGACCATCTGGAAGGCAAACGTGAAGATGTTCTGCGATCCCCACACGCCGCCGTACCAGGCCTTGAGCATGCCGGTGGCGGAGGCGTCCTTGACCAGGAAGGCGACCAGTGCGGCGACGACGATCGTGAGGATCACCGCAAACAGGTACGGGTCGGGCATGAAGCGTTCGACGTACCGGACCGACAGCCCGGTCAGCGATTGCATGACGCCGCGGCGCTGCGGTTTCTGTTCTGCCGTCGTCGTCATCACTGTGTACCTTTCGCGGTTGGCGCCCTGGCCGCACCCAGTATCCGTGCCGGGTGGCCGGTTAGCGCACGCGAATCGCGAAAGGTGTGTACTCCTAAGCGGTGATCGCCGCGAGCGCCGCTGGGGTGTCGAGGTCGCCGTAGGCGTTGGCATACCGCTGCGCCAGGGCGACGGCGACTTCGAGACGCTGCCAGAGGCCGCCGCCGCTGCTCGCGGTCGCCAGCCACAGCGCCAAACCGTGGGCGACCGACGCCCGATACCGCAGCCAGACCTCGTCCATCGAAGGCAGTTCGTCGG includes:
- a CDS encoding DUF4873 domain-containing protein, encoding MTATADESGVFDGDAELDVAGVRCPVRVRLAGHLDPIDGRYHWQGLAYGAPDDVEAGKPAKLRIGDRSAAVRIVEKVPSGQLMVSGVGAPPYDLLPA
- the htpG gene encoding molecular chaperone HtpG, with the protein product MTEHVEQLEFQAEARQLLDLMVHSVYSNKDSFLRELISNASDALDKLRLEAFRNKDLDADTSDLHIEIDIDKDARTLTIRDNGIGMTRDEVVGLIGTLAKSGTAELRQQLKDAQNAAASEELIGQFGIGFYSSFMVADKVTLLTRKAGESSATRWESSGEGTYTVAAVDDAPQGTAVTLHLKPEDAEDELHDYTAEWKIRSLVKQYSDFIGWPIRMQVERRSAATEDGGDEVVTVETETVNSMQALWARPKDEVSEKEYTEFYKHIAHAWDDPLEVIPMKAEGTFEYQALLFIPSHAPFDLFNSEARIGVQLYVRRVFIMADCEELLPPYLRFVKGVVDAADMSLNVSREILQQDRQIKAIRRRLTKRVLSTIKEMQSERPADYRTFWGQFGRVLKEGLLSDVDNKDTLLAVSSFASTNSDEELTTLAAYVERMKDGQDQIFYATGESRQQLLSSPHLEAFKAKGYEVLLLTDPVDEVWVDMVPEFDGKRLQSVAKGEVDLDSEEDKSAREAERSQLEQEFSGLLEWLKENLADHVKEVRLSTRLTESPACLITDSFGITPALARMLQASGQTVPAEKRILELNPSHPLITGLRDGFAARGGDAALAETAELLYGTALLAEGGTLDDPAKFAGLLAERLARTV
- a CDS encoding TetR/AcrR family transcriptional regulator, with amino-acid sequence MKYSGLLAKAVQRFGSPSAEGNAERILDAALKQFELFGIRRSTVEDITRRSGLARVTLYRTFANKDAIVEAVLLRELERFLSDLAAEAGGYDEAEDKLVEGFVFTLNTLRHHALLQRLLATEAETVLPFLTVEGDSVVRTASSFLAHQLAVALPNDSRTQLELLEVAEVTVRVIVSFVLTPSQNVALGDDDALRSFARRYLVPPLLGLTA
- a CDS encoding alpha/beta hydrolase, which produces MTLSVADIERWDPEAVREVFHAASARSGASTDAARASEQLPAFECWGGVTADAARDAIHKTRVDLDAHAREALAVAQAAQKAAQDIEKVKIELRDLKDDARSEGLDVDPATSTVVKGPGFKGTPAELATKLADLQARLNAIIAEANGVDAELAAAINLADGTLPIPAAQPTPPPPPESTPPEDVKKWWDSLTPEQQQAELRDNPPYLGNLNGIPVEARDQANQTAMRTDIENIEEAAGRHGVSAQDVLADPFRYGCTPDDVMRYTNAVKVQDALEHDSLQTGAPTFLQVYQPTKFDGQGRAAIAIGNPDTAANTTVVVPGTSHSVTEGWLSADDATNLYIEAKAADPTRATSVVAWMGYNAPDDLSDPQVAQTSLAHEGGALLAADVNGLNATHGPGSSHMTVMGHSYGSTTVADAAAGYGMHTNDVILIGSPGTDMAKSAADFHLAAGGHLFVGAASTDPITQLGGMPQVHVPGTGVTLALGADPAMDGFGSTRFKAEVPGWTINDHSHYFDPGSESLFSMADIVSGHGDALEIDGMTAPHRDDNILTDIGVLPSDPELYRAPTSGHYH
- a CDS encoding WXG100 family type VII secretion target, whose product is MAEPLKVDPESLISSGGVLDQHSQNVFATHSQADQTIDSSLFSWVGQSQSALAAKAAAWTTVTTTLTTRLYEHAEGMRVSGMTFAAMDERDAEKLADVYRPNGQARDA
- a CDS encoding diiron oxygenase, giving the protein MATASSTRTATPPSREEFSDRLLKGSARKSYAPVVDIDWDTPVVADKFFLPPAVVSLYGTPMWAEMTRDQQIELSRQEFINLLSAGVWFENILNQALLRGLMHADVTAASTHYSLTELGDETRHMVMFGRAIQAVDGKPFQPSRIQRMTINLLPLVFQKSVLWIAALVGEEIFDALQREILDDPDIQPIVRRVMRIHVTEEARHIQFARDGARRDVPQMRRRNRFLLATIHGAGGPFYRYLFTNRAVYRRAGLDGHEGRRQARGNPYFHQTTRTGFAPLAAFLEEIGLMNRISRRMWKRSNFL
- a CDS encoding PAS and ANTAR domain-containing protein, with amino-acid sequence MSGRAHEPRGETNRNSRARSLGDGESSRVGWVRYFFDDDRWEWSDEVARMHGYEPGTVTPTTELVFSHKHPDDRDEIRDLLNRVRQTREAFSTRHRIRDRHGRVHHVVVVGNQLRDEAGEIIGSDGFYIDLTGDVRTAQEQVSHEVEDIAARRSPIDQAKGMLMMVYSIDADAAFDLLRWRSQESNVKLRDLAQQITADFLGAAHNGVMPARTVYDELLMTAHLRAGHGSDGAQAGNRS
- a CDS encoding catalase: MPPRRKPDQTAPKPSSPTGNTNGEAGDLDARAQSGRYLTTAQGLRLPDTDHSLKAGPRGPSLLEDFHLREKITHFDHERIPERVVHARGAAAHGVFESYGVAGYVTKAGFLGRKGKKTDVFCRFSTVLGSRGSADTVRDTRGFAVKFYTDEGNFDLVGNNMPVFFIQDGIKFPDVIHAAKPQPDREIPQAQSAHDTFWDFVSLHTEATHHVMWNMSDRGIPRSFRTMEGFGVHTFRMVNRKGATSLVKFHWKPVAGVHSLVWEEAQIAAGCDPDFHRRDMADGIEAGAYLEYELGVQVMPDDGTDSFAGIDLLDPTKLVPEEMVPVQLIGKMTLNRNPTNYFAETEQVAFHTGNLVPGIEPTNDPLMQARLFSYLDTQLTRLGGPNFTQLPINQPRCPVNDMLRDGMHQTAIHTGQAPYRPNSIDGGEPFVADADEGGYVQTPRQVDGPTVRAQPASFEDHFTQAAMFYRSLTYIEQAHIIEAFTFELGKCYEQAIKERQLEVLANVDTDLCKQVAIGLGLPAPKGKPPQDVLESPTLSQVIDTPGPIDGRKIGIIAGADSDLAGVAKLVAAIQRLGATPLVTAPLGGVLKSGRRSVIVERTFLTARSIEFDAIVIAAGTKPSRDIKLIVLLQEAFRHCKGIAAWGDGTDALAAAGIDLDSPGVLVADSVDRAFTTALADAVGLHRVWERAVDVMASAVAPVR